The DNA region TAGCATTCGGATCAGTATCAGACAGTATAATTCAACAGTATACATgtatacattatacattagAACCAATGAATGAAAATTAATGAGAGTGAACCAACACctctaaaaaaaatgatttcaaagaAAACTGAACATCATAACCCCTCATAGGATTTATTGCTGGGCTGTTGTATTGCATGAGATTAAGCTACAGCTGAGTTTAAACAATAGATTTTCCAAATCAAAAAGTCCCTGTTGAAACTCTTCCTCACACCAATATGTGAACACTCAATTCATCCAAATTTCTGGTAAATGGAGTCCTAGAATAGCAATGccaagggaaagaagaaaagactgaACAGGTCTGGTAGATGAAGAACCAACAAGTGGCATAGTCAATAGTGTCTGGGTAGTTGTAGTGGTGGTTGTAGTGACGGTTGTagtttgtggactgttggtggTTGCTGCCCGCACAGAGTAGAAACaggtgcctacattacccacttTATCCACCACCACCAGCTCCACATCAGGTGAGCAGCAAGAAGCTTGGTAGGACACCATGGTTACATTGCCAGCAGACAGGCTGGTGTTAAAGGATCCGTTGCCCTGTCTGAGGCTGACACGGTCCAAACCCGTTCCTTCAGCCCCATCAGTCACCTGAACAGAGAGCTCCCACATTACGCTACAGTTGGTAGAGCAGTTGGACTGCAGGCTGAGCAGCTTACACACTGGCTGAGTGAAATCAGTCACctatgaaaagaagaaaaagttttCATCTGTGAGTTAATAAACATTGATGAAATgatttaaaggggacatatcatgcatATTTACAAGTCCATATTCTTTTGCACTACTGAAATatctgcatgatttacagttgaaAACGTACTATTtcaacttatttattttatactggctcattatgcagcccctcagttcagcctctctCTGAAACagcctgttttacttcctgtctctttaaggcccccctcctgatgagcccactttgttctgattggttagctggTGAAAGCTGTGTCTCATGAGGCAGTTCAACAGTAGTTgtagagtagtagtagtagtagtagtagtagtagtagtagtagtattaaaaATAACGGAAAAGCACCAAAAGCATATGTTGCCTTTAATAAGctgaaaataattattcattgccttaacatttattcaaatgtgattttctttcaCAAATGGGGAGTTACCGTTTTAAGTACAGTGAAACGCAACACAACATAGTTGGTGTCTCCGCCTCCAGGAGCCTGGGCCTCAATGGTCAGGGTGACGTCAGTACCAGATGCGGTgttaccaggtgctgtaaggtTCACTGTTCCGTTAGCACTACCTCCAGTTTCCAGGACTAAACTGGGTGGGGAAGATGAGCTAAAACCTTGATCATTGGTAGCTTGGATGCTGAAAGTTCCTCCTGCACCACTGGTTGTCACAGAGAAGGGAACTGACAATGATTTTCCTGGGGCTAAGACATCGCTTGAATCATCCTAAATATGGAGGAAAACAGAAATAAGTCAGTATTAGTTGTCTAATTAAAAGCCTATAAAAAGGCATATTATagttttttagaaatgttttatagtgCTTTACTTACAGCAGTAACAGTCACAGTAGAAGCTCTGATGCTGGTGGGGGACTGCCTTTGGAAGAGCACTGAGGATGCTCTGGAGGAAGCATTGCTGTTCTGCCCCTTTACAAGCACCACAAACTCCTGTGATGGTATCCTGTCAAAATGTACTAAGAAGTTTCGATCACCCTGAGCCTCCACACTGCCGTTCACCTGTTCTGATCCTGATGATTCGACCAGAGTGACCTCTGTCACTGTGGCGGAGTCGCTCCCAGTTACAGTCACCTGCAGGCTACCATTAACACCTCCAGAAAAAGAGTTTATGCATTTAAGTACATCTAAATTGATTATGGTACTTCAGAATATCATATAATTTGTATTCCTTTACCAGCTCTGGGGCGATTGTCTACGACATCAAAACCTCCAAATGGGCCCTGAGATACCTCCAAAaagtcaaacaggaagtcaatgGCACTCTGACCTGCAAATAAAAATttgcaagaaaaaaatcaactgAAGATGCCATATACACAAGGGAGCTTCCAAACACTGAATTAGTATAAACCATCATCCGACCAATCAACATAATCCTTTATACAAGCTTTTCCTTTAGCAGAAGATAGTTCCAATGAAAACTGATTTCTCACCTACTACTTTCAGAGTATAGGGATTTGTTGACACCATTCTCATTTCCCACTGTCCCGCTTGTGTTGTAAGCTGCAGAGTCTGGAAGTTTCCCGCTACAATGTTTGATGGTTCTGTCGTGTTACCTAAAAACAAGGTCAAGTAATGAAGCACACAAAGGTCAAGAGTTTAACTTATAGGAATTAATTTATAAGACCattagttgtagtagtagctttattgttGTCTACCACTGTGTAATACTAATACCAGATGAGACAAAATTGGAAAACTTACAAATCTTGCACAAAGTGGTTTTAAAATACTAGTCCAGCCTTCTGGATTGATTGCACCAAAGTGTTACCTGAAGGACTTATTAGAGTAAAGCTGACAGCTGTCCCAGTGATGTAAATTGTGAGGTTTTTTACTGTCTCATCAACTGTAAAAGTGAAATTTTCAGCCTTTCCTGGGTTTCTGGCAGCTTGCAGGAGGGTCACCTACGAGATTACATGAAACTGGTGacacaggttttttttattttaaatgtattcacaaaAATAATTGGTGATGACCAGTAAGAGACTTTTAGTAATACCAGAGAGGAGCTGGATGACTCTGTTATGATACTGGTGACCTTAGGGAGGTCACTCTTTGACACTTCAATAGCCTGACCCCCTGAAGCCTGAGCCAAGTCTCTGTACAGCTGCACATCTGACGCCCCCATTCGAGGGCGATTTTGTTGTTGGTTGTTATAATTCTGTCTTCGACGACGAAATGACAGTACATTCGTTATCATAAAATTCACCTGGCAAGAAAAGAGATGAATGGTGATTTGAGACGTAAAGCCTACACAGATTGGATATGAATAATAAAGTATCattaacatatatataacagtTGATGATTAATCTTCggaaaaatgtttattgttttttattattcctTTTCATATATAGTGACATATCTCAAAGGTATGTCTCAAAAGCATCTCACAGAGCTCCTAGCATGTCTGTAGTCTCATTCCATCAGGCTTTTACATTGTGAGTTTCTTTTTCAGTTATTTCACACAGTTATTACATCAATTgttcatcatgttttattttatatttattcctttttttttaatacagcaGCCACTCACCACTGTCTTTTTCTGCTCTATGAGTGCCAGCACTGTGCTTCTCAGTTGTGTGTCTTTAGCAGGCGCATCCGTGAAGACGAAGATTTCAGAATTAGGTGGCGCACCAGTTAAAGCCAGCTGTATGAGGAAAACAAGGCAGGAATGATAGAGTAGTTTTTGGAGGACAGAATTTgaagcagatacacacacacaaacatcacagcACCTGAAGTCCTGAAAGACTCAGTTCAGGAGCATCTCCTCCACCAGTTGCTGTTAGTGAATTAATAGCATTCTTGAAGACTGTTGGGTCTGTAGTTTTTATCAGTGGCCCGAAGTCTGGGGTTCAGgtggagaaaggagaaagaaaggtattttttttaagtatatagAAAATAACAACACATACAAATCTACAACAGAAAGAGTGAATTCATAAACTTTTCATTAATAGAAAAAAGATAGTCAGGATTGTGAAGTTGTGTCTGGGGCTTTAAGATCCTACCTGGGTCATTGAAAGGTACCAGAATGTAAACAGAGGGCTCATCCTGTGTTCCCACTTTGCTGTTGATTATGTCAGAAGTGACGGTCCTCACTGCAGCAATATCATCACTCATGCTTCCTGTTGTGTCAATTGCAAAACAAAGAGCCCTACCTTTGATAATTCCCATCATCCTGAGAGAGAATGACAGAAGAATGCAGAGAaagagttgaaaaaaaaagtcatttgacAGTACATAGATGAAATGTGCAGAGTGGGTTTCATACTGGAGGAATGGTCTGTCACCAGCAGCCCCTCGAATGTCCTCAAGTATCTCTGTGGTTGCAGCTATTGCCACATTTACTGCTTTATTGTGGAGATGCCCATGCTCTGATTCTGTATTGTCTTTGTTGATCCCACCTCTAGgctctgtgttttttgttcGATCAAATTTACCCCCATGACTGCATTTTCCTGTTCAGCATtagaaacagaacaaaacaatgTTTTGAAAACCTGAATTTATTGCTGAagcaatcattttaaaatatgaattaatggAAGCAATTACCCTGCGGCTTGCTCGACAATAGTGGCACAGCACTGAAATATCCGGAAGTAAGTATCTTTTCCCGTAGGATATCTTCCAAAATGTTGTTCCTGCAGTCGTCTCCATCGCAGTTACGACAGGTCGCTCTGCTTTCATCTGTTCGAGAGTGAACCCACAAGTAAACTAGAAATGTTTTGTTCTGTGAAACTATCTCTCTAATCACATCGTTTGCATTCCTCAActctatttgttttgttttgtttacacaaccgaacacacactgacattataTCATCTCTTTACCTGCTATGTTACCAATGCTGGTGCCTGATTTGAATAGATTGGAGTTTGGATTTTCATTCCCCAGTTCCACCCAGTTACTGTGGCTGTAGAAATCCTTCAGATTgaggaaaaaattaaaaaaggaaacaagatAGATATTTACAACATTTGTATGTTAACAATTGCATGTACATCAAGAAAAGCTGCATCTTTAAATATCAAGACCACTTTTTCACAGCTCTTTACTTTTCTCTACACATCAATATGCAGCTTTGAAAGTTTTGTTGAACTGACAGGATGAATTGACGATGCAAAGACAACATTTGCATGAACTCTGTTCACTTTTATATAATGTTGTGAACttaaatatacagtactatACATGCGATTTCAAAACAAATAGTAATAAATTGTCTTATTGAAGTATATTGTTGTGCTGTTTGTTACAATTGAATTATAAAGCATATTTTTTCAAAGCCATGAAAACACTTGTTGTGTGAAGAAactgttgaaaaaaacaacccacaaGCAATGACATAAAATACCTGTAAAGGGTGTAGAATTTCTCCAAGTTTTTCTCTTGCTGCCTCAAAGTTTTCTTGCTGGTTGCTGGCTTTGACAGCTGATAATCCTGCTGTGATTATGTCCCGTCCTCCTGCAAAGCTCTCATCATCAAAGTGAAAGGACGCGTCTAATGGATGCCGTAGGTCTACTCGTTTGTTCCTTTTTTGGACCAACCTGATGGTCTGCAGGAAACTCTTGGAGTTTGATGATTCACAGGCAACAGCAACAGATTGAGCTGTAAAAGGCTGTGGctacatacacgcacacacacacacacacacacacacacacacacacacacacacacacacacacacacacacacacacacacacacacacacacacacacacacacacacacacacacacacacacacacacacacacacacacacacacacacacacacatttattgcaGTGTCAAATCacatttcttaataataaaagcacTGGTCATTTGGAAAGTTGAACCTTACAGGAAAAGCAAAGTCTTTGCCCTCAGCTTTAGCCACAGCACGGCACACCTGCACGGTGGCATTTAAAATGGCTCTCTCTGTGATCTTCTGGTGGGTCACAGAATCTCCAAATATTTCAAACCCAAGAGCTCCAGTCTGTAGAAGCAGGAGACACAATGCAGCAAGCCCAGCCATCACTGCGCAACCTGTCAATAGACGGGGAGAGGGATGAAAATCTGTTCTTAATATAAGGCGTAACATGTCATTACAGTCAGGTAGCATTAAACAATGCCAGAAGTTTGAGCATGAAAGTTCAGTCATGATCTTAAGTGGATTTTGAATCAAGACTGCTGTGTCAAACTTCATAATGAGCTTTTAAACCTTAAAACTGCTTTGCATAAGTGACTGAAGAGATCTTTATGTATATCCTTTGTAACCTTGACAGCTGTATTCAAAAGTTTTGGCTATTTAAGATGTCCATTTGGGTGATTCAGATTACAAACAATAACAATCAACTTTTTGACCGGACTTAAAGGCTTTGCCCTTATGTTTGACCACTTCCCTTTATAAAGTAGATTTGGACTCAGGTATAAGCAGTTTCGTTGTTGCCTGTGGTTCTTCCCCCCTTACTAGGACAGGACATAGCTGTGCTCCATGGCCAAAATGGCTGCTTTACACCTtacaacattaacattatttttaccTTGTTgccataaacacaaagtactGCTGAGGCTGATGGGTATGTCATTAATTAGTTGTCAGTAATTAGTTGCAAGTATTTGGTCATTGGACAAGTTGAAATCTtcacctgatgatgtcacttaaGGTCACGTTAGGGAGCACAGACATCAACCTCAAAGTTGGGCCACAGGAAAAGTTATCTTATCTTAATCTGACAGATTAAGATAAGATTTTGCTGTCTTTACTGTGTGTAAAGAGGTAGTCAACAGACTGATACAAGGACATTGCCAGTCATAGAGCAACGCTTTTACCATCAACGCACCGCTCAAAAGACCCAAATTTTACAACTGAACAAACAGACGTCTTGATGTCATCTGTATTGTTGCAGCACTTGATTTATATTGCTCTAAAATTAAATACTGTGCTGAACTTGTTGGACTTGTTAACTTGATATGGAAACAGAATCtagacaaagcaaaacaaaagtcAACCACAAGGTAAAACCAAAACCAAGCACTGAGCTGGTTAATTAACTGGTTATTGAATCTCagaagcagcgatgaacgggccctcgccccctcatgcatgtcgggctgcggctcaGTCGGAGGACGACTAGAAGTTGAAAGATGTTTGTGAGGTATGCTGCATCCAAAGTGCTTCTCAGCTTGAGTAtgtgacacatacagtatattcctATCTTCTGTCTGAACAATAGTTTTTATGCATCCCGTTGCCACACAACCCTAAAAAGAGATCTACCCAGCAACTCAAAAGAAGTACACATTAACAAGAATGGCCCCATGACAGAGTTTCCTGATTATGTATTTTGGATGAAAAAAACCCTTATATGCAAAATAACTAGAGTAATTATTGTTGCCAGATAAATAGAGTGGTGTGgtaatatatttgaaaaaaagaagaactacaaaaatacagtaattaaataaataattaaatatcactACTGCTTTATGACTGTTAAATGGATGGCAGACCTTGTTATACCACTATAACTACTCAGTTCTAACATCCTCCAAATTTGTAAAactaagaaaataaaacaggagtGTGCTGTTGGTTGAGTGGTTAAAGAGCGAGCCACATAATTGCAGCGTCTCTGGTTCGAGGGACAGATGCTGCACgtcattttcctcttttctccctgtGTCCTGTCAGCATCTCTGCCAGACACTATctgaataaaggcaaaaaagcccaaaataaatcttaaaacaaaaaagtaaaatttaaaaataaaaaaataaaataattttctaTATGATTTGACCTTGAGTAACATTGTATGTCacaatattaattgagtcactaatttctacatttaaaaagtaaatattagaatctttttttttccttatcttATCATATATCTAGACTTACCTTACAGGTCTCGCTGTCTCCGGTACACTAAATGTCCCACTCTACTTCATTTATAAAGCCTCATGACTGGGACAGAGGCGTGACTGTTCCGGCAAgcattaaacctgttaaacGTGTAAAACAAAGAGTGTGAATAACTGTGATTGTTTTTTAGTTTCTTCTGCTAAAACATGGTTACACTTAAAGTGAAAGTGGCTTATTACCATGAAAAAAATAGTGTAATAgtgttatatttagtttattcatgattaataatattcattattttatctgGACATACCAGGTTTATTTGGTGACATCACTTTTTCCCCCTGTGATGTCCACATGCAGTGATTCATGCTGTGAATTACCATAACAAAACTGGTCATGTGAGGTATTATCACACCCTGGCTTTCTGTaaaaccatgactctacaaggAAATAAGTATTAAATGACATTATTGTGAAATTTCCATTCAAACATTTTGTGTTGCTGACACAaacttgacatttttgtttgtgattagaaaaaaaacattttaatgacttacttaataatgtataattttatgatcatttatttaacattatctttatgtatatatgtattacCATCATAATCAAGAAATAAAAATGGGTGATAAGAAAATAATTATCAAGATGTTTTTCACTTATTTAGTAATTtagctttctttaaaaaaaaaaggaaaaaaagtgggGAGAAGTTATTCATAAAAGTGTAGCTGTTGGAATGTCTTTGAACAACATttgcacatttcttttaaataaactattctcaattattttatataaaaatgctAGTGTAGATATGTAGGGGGTGcagataaaacagaaacatctgCAGGCAGGACATAGATCAGATCAAACAGACAGATTGATTCTCTGGGGTTTATGAATCATTCTTAATCTGCTCCCTCACGTGGGACTAATTTGCTCAGCTgaattctttcattttcatttctcacAATCATGGGTGTGAATCAAACTTAACAGTTGCTGATGGTATGTGAACAATGACAGACATAAGTTATATCACACAACTACTGTGACTGGAAGTGTAGTCAGCAGCCATagtagcagctctgtgaggctgtactgaAGCACAGCATAACATGCTCAGAGTCACATCTGAATTTAGCAGAATTAATACTGTGTAGCATAGAACATTGCAGAGACATACATCACTGttgaaaaacaacagaaaaaagaggTAATGAATCATGATGGCTCCTTTATTAGATTTAAGACTTTATTACGCTCAAGGAAAAATTCCTTTCCATAGCATTGCACAGAGAGCGGTACAAACTCAGGCCTATTTAGCAACAtcagcttcattgttgattttcattgtgcttctctcttctatcctccCCTCTCTattccaaccggtcgaggcagatggctgcccactctgagtctggttctgcctgaggtttcttcctgttaaaagggagttttttcttgccactgttgccaagtgcttgctcatgtgggagtgttaggtctctttaaagttaaaacctggagagttcggtttagaacctgctctatgtgtaaagtgccttgagataactttgttgtgatttggcgctatacaaataaagattgattgattgattgatttattgattgattgctgATTAATGCAGCTATGACTGCAGGAATCAGGCTTTTCCAAAGTGAACCCTTCTGCATCCTCAATGCTCTGTAACAATACCCAGAGGATATTAGGATAAGGTGGTGATTGAGTGGATGTATCATATCCTGTGCTACTGAGTTTGCAAAGCGTGCATGGCTTTATTGTTAAGTTCTGGGGGGTTGGGTTGGGTGCGGGGAGAACAATTATCCTGGCAGCAGTGTTGGTTATGCGTGTGAGTTTGGCTGGGTTTGTAATAGATAAGTCATTAAAGAAGCAGGTGGAACAGAGCCAGGTGAACATGTGTGGACTTGAGTAGCTCTGAGTGTCCACTGAGCACCATCACAACAAAGGAAaagtcaaaatcaaaatcattaGGATGCATCATGTGACCATTATGAATTTTTGTAGAAACATTTCACTTCAATCCAGCCAACAGTtgttatattttagttttggtTTAAAGTGAAAGGTCACACACAGGAAACTTTTATGATAAGATAAAAGTCCCCTTCCActcagtaatgtgtgtgttgcttcTTGTTACTTCTCtgtgatgtttgagcttcactgtgcagaatgagtttgacaccagaaggctgttttcacattcatctgctggtgTGGATATGGTATGGAAAACTGAGAATTTCAGTGTAGAAGGAGacattttgtgtgatttttagTTTAAGttaattgaccttttttttttttgggaggagggggggggggggggggggggcggcacCAGTAACATCTTTAATGGTAAATCTTGACCATTAATGTATGAATCTGATAATGTCATATTGGGTGATAATCTTTTACCTTGGATTGcttattatttgtataagtgTTGTAAGAAAGACATAATGAAGcagatattttacagttaaacaAGAGACTTTATCATGCTA from Scomber japonicus isolate fScoJap1 chromosome 13, fScoJap1.pri, whole genome shotgun sequence includes:
- the LOC128370892 gene encoding von Willebrand factor A domain-containing protein 7-like; the encoded protein is MAGLAALCLLLLQTGALGFEIFGDSVTHQKITERAILNATVQVCRAVAKAEGKDFAFPPQPFTAQSVAVACESSNSKSFLQTIRLVQKRNKRVDLRHPLDASFHFDDESFAGGRDIITAGLSAVKASNQQENFEAAREKLGEILHPLQDFYSHSNWVELGNENPNSNLFKSGTSIGNIADESRATCRNCDGDDCRNNILEDILREKILTSGYFSAVPLLSSKPQGKCSHGGKFDRTKNTEPRGGINKDNTESEHGHLHNKAVNVAIAATTEILEDIRGAAGDRPFLQMMGIIKGRALCFAIDTTGSMSDDIAAVRTVTSDIINSKVGTQDEPSVYILVPFNDPDFGPLIKTTDPTVFKNAINSLTATGGGDAPELSLSGLQLALTGAPPNSEIFVFTDAPAKDTQLRSTVLALIEQKKTVVNFMITNVLSFRRRRQNYNNQQQNRPRMGASDVQLYRDLAQASGGQAIEVSKSDLPKVTSIITESSSSSLVTLLQAARNPGKAENFTFTVDETVKNLTIYITGTAVSFTLISPSGNTTEPSNIVAGNFQTLQLTTQAGQWEMRMVSTNPYTLKVVGQSAIDFLFDFLEVSQGPFGGFDVVDNRPRAGVNGSLQVTVTGSDSATVTEVTLVESSGSEQVNGSVEAQGDRNFLVHFDRIPSQEFVVLVKGQNSNASSRASSVLFQRQSPTSIRASTVTVTADDSSDVLAPGKSLSVPFSVTTSGAGGTFSIQATNDQGFSSSSPPSLVLETGGSANGTVNLTAPGNTASGTDVTLTIEAQAPGGGDTNYVVLRFTVLKTVTDFTQPVCKLLSLQSNCSTNCSVMWELSVQVTDGAEGTGLDRVSLRQGNGSFNTSLSAGNVTMVSYQASCCSPDVELVVVDKVGNVGTCFYSVRAATTNSPQTTTVTTTTTTTTQTLLTMPLVNFMITNVLSSKTMKNYNNQQQSLNRMGASDVQLYRDLAQASGGQAIEVSKSDLPKVTSIITESSSSSLVNFMITDSTALNRRRWRNDSKITASDMQLYRDLAHVSGGQAIEVTKSELPVATSFITESFNSSLVTLLQAARSPGKADNFTFMVDETVTKLTVYITGRSLTFTLISPTGCDQTRGTGCVLHDAALTMCSSTIKRGRTQQSSSVKDIIQT